From Humibacter ginsenosidimutans, a single genomic window includes:
- a CDS encoding metal-sulfur cluster assembly factor — protein MPVISLDPALYDQVEDALKDVMDPELGVNVVDLGLIYDLNWDDENDALVISMTLTSAGCPLTDVLEEQTGEALDGVVERFRINWVWMPPWGPERITEDGRDMMRALGFAI, from the coding sequence ATGCCCGTCATCTCCCTCGATCCCGCGCTCTACGACCAGGTCGAGGACGCGCTCAAGGACGTGATGGACCCCGAGCTCGGCGTCAACGTCGTCGACCTCGGACTCATCTACGACCTCAACTGGGATGACGAGAACGACGCTCTCGTCATCTCGATGACGCTGACCAGCGCCGGATGCCCGCTCACCGACGTGCTCGAAGAGCAGACCGGCGAGGCGCTCGACGGCGTGGTGGAGCGGTTCCGCATCAACTGGGTGTGGATGCCGCCGTGGGGCCCGGAGCGCATCACCGAAGACGGTCGCGACATGATGCGGGCACTCGGCTTCGCCATTTAG
- the sufC gene encoding Fe-S cluster assembly ATPase SufC, which yields MSTLAIRDLHVTVETDQGTKEILRGVDLTINTGEIHAIMGPNGSGKSTLAYTISGHPKYTVTQGSITLDGEDVLSMTVDERARAGLFLAMQYPVEIPGVTNTNFLRTAKTAIDGEAPSIRTWTKDVKTAMSNLKMDSSFAARNVNEGFSGGEKKRNEILQLELLKPKFAVLDETDSGLDIDALKIVSEGVNRAHDNTNLGVLLITHYTRILRYIKPQFVHVFVAGRVAEEGGPELAEQLEEEGYVRFVDESESDTDAVLPDDETASVG from the coding sequence ATGTCAACACTCGCCATCCGCGACCTGCACGTCACCGTCGAGACCGATCAGGGCACCAAGGAGATCCTCCGCGGCGTCGACCTGACGATCAACACGGGTGAGATCCACGCCATCATGGGCCCGAACGGATCGGGCAAGTCCACGCTCGCATACACCATCTCCGGCCACCCGAAGTACACCGTCACGCAGGGCAGCATCACCCTCGACGGCGAAGACGTGCTGTCGATGACCGTCGATGAGCGCGCCCGCGCCGGCCTGTTCCTCGCCATGCAGTACCCGGTCGAGATCCCCGGTGTGACCAACACGAACTTCCTGCGCACCGCCAAGACCGCCATCGACGGCGAGGCCCCGAGCATCCGCACCTGGACCAAGGACGTCAAGACGGCCATGTCCAACCTCAAGATGGACTCGTCGTTCGCGGCGCGCAACGTCAACGAGGGCTTCTCCGGCGGCGAGAAGAAGCGCAACGAGATCCTCCAGCTCGAGCTGCTGAAGCCGAAGTTCGCCGTGCTCGACGAGACCGACTCCGGCCTCGACATCGACGCGCTGAAGATCGTGTCGGAGGGCGTCAACCGCGCCCACGACAACACCAACCTCGGCGTGCTGCTCATCACGCACTACACGCGCATCCTGCGCTACATCAAGCCGCAGTTCGTGCACGTCTTCGTCGCCGGCCGCGTGGCGGAAGAGGGCGGCCCCGAGCTGGCCGAACAGCTGGAAGAAGAGGGCTACGTGCGCTTCGTCGACGAGAGCGAGTCCGACACCGACGCCGTCCTGCCCGACGACGAGACCGCGAGCGTAGGCTGA
- a CDS encoding non-heme iron oxygenase ferredoxin subunit, whose product MTAERVCAESEISVSEARRVVLGGIPIAVVKDSAGEVHAIGDTCTHGDISLSEGFVEDDAIECWAHGSRFSLTTGKPLNLPAYEPVPVFTVEIIDGDIFIDPTITKAN is encoded by the coding sequence ATGACCGCCGAGCGCGTGTGCGCCGAGTCCGAGATCTCGGTCAGCGAGGCCAGACGCGTCGTGCTGGGCGGCATCCCGATCGCCGTGGTCAAGGACTCCGCCGGTGAGGTCCACGCGATCGGCGACACCTGCACGCACGGCGACATCTCGCTGAGCGAGGGCTTCGTCGAAGACGACGCCATCGAATGCTGGGCGCACGGCTCCCGGTTCTCGCTCACCACGGGCAAGCCGCTCAATCTGCCGGCCTATGAGCCGGTCCCCGTTTTCACCGTCGAGATCATCGACGGAGACATCTTCATCGACCCGACCATCACGAAAGCCAACTGA